A genomic segment from Mus musculus strain C57BL/6J chromosome 13, GRCm38.p6 C57BL/6J encodes:
- the Fam217a gene encoding protein FAM217A isoform X5: protein MGRKSNESCSSSLHVSSISQENHSQWNLDAEELFDEKETFSSENDGAAGGKTNKSHLENPAEQLILQLTVSEHAHSRSQQNSSQGVFQLWSSPVNKGSTVDKREFKNSSVETGFNAANSPRLFTVNHLLASIPGLADSKQVILYPGQSMPAGLCWPYADGDFLKDRNEFHINSCSTMENNNGDSLSASNWNFKYRNSSVEENVTDESDLSENEKMNDSLLSYFKKMDLNLKPETIEHVERPFPEEAGQVPVYADFLPAPFNTLDLHRFAFSKCESWKAAVEPPESSIERLILRLLELERLQHMTIQRERPRLQSTFYSSMFSMAERPSSSKAIATKAKAPKIPETSTLQTSGVDKNRDKRKNNSGSGKPEQNVSKWSLSSAGKSKSNSRALLKCSSTSKQCAVAHDDLKNSKNSSLNPCQEPPLKPTTTTQATQPMARVVSRCLPPRSPMPVSPIPLSFPENPREEGKVPRTKKKCHRKSILLNRAFYIQKRNCLSPSLIARGKCSPTDQK, encoded by the exons atgggaagaaaaagcaATGAGAGCTGCAGCAGCAGCCTGCATGTGTCAAGCATCTCTCAGGAG AATCACTCTCAGTGGAACCTGGATGCAGAAGAACTCTTTGATGAAAAAGAAACCTTCTCATCTGAAAATGATGGGGCAGCAGGTG GCAAAACTAACAAG AGCCATCTGGAAAATCCGGCAGAACAGCTGATATTGCAGCTGACCGTATCAGAACATGCTCACAGTAGATCACAG CAGAACAGTAGTCAAGGGGTATTTCAGCTATGGAGTTCTCCTGTTAATAAAGGAAGTACCGTAGATAAAag agaattcAAAAACTCTTCAGTGGAAACTGGCTTCAATGCAGCCAACAGTCCCAGGCTCTTCACTGTAAACCACTTATTAGCAAGTATTCCGGGTTTGGCAGATAGCAAGCAAGTCATTCTTTATCCTGGTCAGTCAATGCCAGCAGGTCTGTGCTGGCCTTATGCTGATGGAGACTTTCTTAAGGATAGAAATGAGTTTCATATTAACTCGTGTTCAACTATGGAAAACAACAATGGTGACTCTTTATCTGCTTCAAATTGGAATTTCAAATACagaaacagcagtgtggaagaaaATGTCACAGACGAGAGTGACTTGTCCGAAAACGAGAAAATGAATGACTCTCTGCTGAGCTACTTTAAAAAGATGGACCTGAACTTAAAGCCGGAAACGATAGAACACGTGGAGAGACCTTTCCCAGAGGAAGCAGGCCAAGTGCCTGTATATGCCGACTTTCTCCCTGCCCCTTTCAACACTCTGGACCTACACAGATTTGCCTTCTCCAAATGTGAAAGCTGGAAGGCGGCAGTGGAACCTCCGGAAAGTTCCATTGAGCGTCTGATACTTCGTTTGTTGGAACTGGAAAGATTACAGCATATGACCATACAGAGAGAGAGGCCAAGGCTGCAAAGCACTTTCTATAGCTCCATGTTTTCAATGGCAGAACGACCCTCTTCCTCTAAAGCTATCGCAACGAAAGCCAAGGCGCCAAAGATTCCTGAAACATCGACTCTCCAGACCTCTGGCGTAGATAAAAACCGAGACAAGAGAAAAAACAATTCTGGCTCTGGCAAGCCAGAACAAAATGTTTCCAAATGGAGCTTGAGCAGTGCTGGCAAAAGTAAGTCGAACTCTAGAGCACTGCTAAAATGTTCATCCACTTCAAAGCAGTGTGCTGTGGCTCATGATGACCTAAAGAACTCCAAGAACTCCAGTTTAAACCCTTGCCAGGAACCCCCACTCAAGCCTACTACTACTACCCAAGCAACTCAACCAATGGCTAGAGTGGTCTCAAGATGCCTCCCACCGAGGTCCCCAATGCCAGTTTCCCCTATACCCCTGTCCTTCCCTGAAAATCCAAGGGAAGAAGGTAAAGTGCCAAGGACCAAAAAGAAATGTCACCGAAAAAGCATACTACTGAATAGAGCTTTCTATATTCAGAAGCGAAACTGCTTATCACCTTCACTTATAGCCAGGGGCAAGTGCTCACCCACTGACCAAAAATAG
- the Fam217a gene encoding protein FAM217A: MGRKSNESCSSSLHVSSISQENHSQWNLDAEELFDEKETFSSENDGAAGGKTNKSHLENPAEQLILQLTVSEHAHSRSQNSSQGVFQLWSSPVNKGSTVDKREFKNSSVETGFNAANSPRLFTVNHLLASIPGLADSKQVILYPGQSMPAGLCWPYADGDFLKDRNEFHINSCSTMENNNGDSLSASNWNFKYRNSSVEENVTDESDLSENEKMNDSLLSYFKKMDLNLKPETIEHVERPFPEEAGQVPVYADFLPAPFNTLDLHRFAFSKCESWKAAVEPPESSIERLILRLLELERLQHMTIQRERPRLQSTFYSSMFSMAERPSSSKAIATKAKAPKIPETSTLQTSGVDKNRDKRKNNSGSGKPEQNVSKWSLSSAGKSKSNSRALLKCSSTSKQCAVAHDDLKNSKNSSLNPCQEPPLKPTTTTQATQPMARVVSRCLPPRSPMPVSPIPLSFPENPREEGKVPRTKKKCHRKSILLNRAFYIQKRNCLSPSLIARGKCSPTDQK; this comes from the exons atgggaagaaaaagcaATGAGAGCTGCAGCAGCAGCCTGCATGTGTCAAGCATCTCTCAGGAG AATCACTCTCAGTGGAACCTGGATGCAGAAGAACTCTTTGATGAAAAAGAAACCTTCTCATCTGAAAATGATGGGGCAGCAGGTG GCAAAACTAACAAG AGCCATCTGGAAAATCCGGCAGAACAGCTGATATTGCAGCTGACCGTATCAGAACATGCTCACAGTAGATCACAG AACAGTAGTCAAGGGGTATTTCAGCTATGGAGTTCTCCTGTTAATAAAGGAAGTACCGTAGATAAAag agaattcAAAAACTCTTCAGTGGAAACTGGCTTCAATGCAGCCAACAGTCCCAGGCTCTTCACTGTAAACCACTTATTAGCAAGTATTCCGGGTTTGGCAGATAGCAAGCAAGTCATTCTTTATCCTGGTCAGTCAATGCCAGCAGGTCTGTGCTGGCCTTATGCTGATGGAGACTTTCTTAAGGATAGAAATGAGTTTCATATTAACTCGTGTTCAACTATGGAAAACAACAATGGTGACTCTTTATCTGCTTCAAATTGGAATTTCAAATACagaaacagcagtgtggaagaaaATGTCACAGACGAGAGTGACTTGTCCGAAAACGAGAAAATGAATGACTCTCTGCTGAGCTACTTTAAAAAGATGGACCTGAACTTAAAGCCGGAAACGATAGAACACGTGGAGAGACCTTTCCCAGAGGAAGCAGGCCAAGTGCCTGTATATGCCGACTTTCTCCCTGCCCCTTTCAACACTCTGGACCTACACAGATTTGCCTTCTCCAAATGTGAAAGCTGGAAGGCGGCAGTGGAACCTCCGGAAAGTTCCATTGAGCGTCTGATACTTCGTTTGTTGGAACTGGAAAGATTACAGCATATGACCATACAGAGAGAGAGGCCAAGGCTGCAAAGCACTTTCTATAGCTCCATGTTTTCAATGGCAGAACGACCCTCTTCCTCTAAAGCTATCGCAACGAAAGCCAAGGCGCCAAAGATTCCTGAAACATCGACTCTCCAGACCTCTGGCGTAGATAAAAACCGAGACAAGAGAAAAAACAATTCTGGCTCTGGCAAGCCAGAACAAAATGTTTCCAAATGGAGCTTGAGCAGTGCTGGCAAAAGTAAGTCGAACTCTAGAGCACTGCTAAAATGTTCATCCACTTCAAAGCAGTGTGCTGTGGCTCATGATGACCTAAAGAACTCCAAGAACTCCAGTTTAAACCCTTGCCAGGAACCCCCACTCAAGCCTACTACTACTACCCAAGCAACTCAACCAATGGCTAGAGTGGTCTCAAGATGCCTCCCACCGAGGTCCCCAATGCCAGTTTCCCCTATACCCCTGTCCTTCCCTGAAAATCCAAGGGAAGAAGGTAAAGTGCCAAGGACCAAAAAGAAATGTCACCGAAAAAGCATACTACTGAATAGAGCTTTCTATATTCAGAAGCGAAACTGCTTATCACCTTCACTTATAGCCAGGGGCAAGTGCTCACCCACTGACCAAAAATAG